In Bacillus sp. SB49, a single window of DNA contains:
- the lysA gene encoding diaminopimelate decarboxylase, which produces MNHEVNNRGHLMIGGVSVKELADQYGTPLYVYDVGKIRSNARAFVETFREYDVPAQVAYASKAFSSVAMLQVAGQEGLSLDVVSEGELHTALEAGFPVGKIHMHGNNKSIRELEMAVDYGIGCIVVDNFYEMELLDAILTEKNTEIDVLLRVTPGIEAHTHDYILTGQEDSKFGFDLGSGQAELAFEKLKDHRKIHVIGLHCHIGSQIFETNGFEMATRKLFETLEEWREKHGYEASVLNLGGGFGIQYTKEDRPLDLDQYAHSLIKEVKHLSKQYQYPMPEIWIEPGRAIVGEAGTTIYTLGSLKEVPGVRTYVSVDGGMTDNIRPALYQAKYEAALAERMTEDPVKEYSIAGKCCESGDMLIWDVALPEVEHGDRLAVFSTGAYGYAMANNYNRFQKAAVVFVEDGKHQLVVRRETYQEMTRLDLSYENGKG; this is translated from the coding sequence ATGAATCACGAAGTGAATAATAGAGGACATCTCATGATCGGCGGCGTGTCGGTCAAAGAGTTGGCAGATCAATACGGAACACCTCTGTACGTTTATGACGTAGGGAAAATCAGATCGAATGCACGAGCATTTGTAGAAACGTTTCGTGAGTATGATGTACCGGCTCAAGTGGCCTATGCAAGCAAAGCTTTTTCCAGTGTGGCGATGCTGCAGGTGGCAGGACAGGAAGGGTTGAGCCTGGACGTCGTTTCTGAAGGAGAACTTCATACGGCGCTTGAAGCCGGGTTCCCTGTGGGGAAAATCCATATGCATGGGAACAACAAAAGCATAAGGGAGTTGGAGATGGCTGTTGATTACGGCATCGGCTGCATCGTAGTGGACAATTTCTATGAAATGGAGCTTCTTGATGCGATATTGACAGAGAAGAATACGGAAATTGACGTACTTCTTCGCGTGACGCCGGGTATTGAAGCTCATACGCATGATTACATATTGACCGGGCAGGAAGATTCGAAGTTCGGTTTCGATCTTGGCAGCGGGCAGGCAGAACTTGCCTTCGAAAAGCTGAAGGATCACCGGAAGATACATGTCATCGGTCTGCATTGTCATATCGGTTCTCAAATATTTGAAACGAATGGTTTTGAAATGGCAACAAGGAAGCTTTTTGAAACATTGGAAGAATGGAGAGAGAAGCACGGTTACGAAGCGAGTGTCCTTAATTTAGGCGGAGGCTTTGGGATTCAGTACACGAAGGAGGACCGTCCGCTGGATTTGGATCAATATGCCCATTCTTTGATCAAGGAAGTCAAACATTTATCGAAGCAGTACCAATATCCTATGCCGGAAATCTGGATCGAACCTGGTCGCGCGATTGTTGGAGAAGCAGGGACGACTATATATACGCTCGGCTCTCTTAAAGAAGTCCCTGGAGTACGGACGTATGTCTCGGTAGATGGTGGAATGACGGACAATATCCGTCCTGCTCTCTATCAGGCGAAATACGAAGCTGCTTTGGCAGAACGCATGACAGAAGACCCTGTCAAAGAATATTCAATTGCTGGGAAGTGCTGTGAGTCTGGAGATATGCTAATATGGGATGTGGCGTTGCCGGAAGTTGAGCATGGGGATAGGCTTGCAGTTTTCAGCACAGGAGCGTATGGTTATGCTATGGCAAACAATTACAACCGCTTTCAAAAGGCGGCTGTCGTGTTTGTCGAAGACGGAAAGCATCAGCTGGTCGTGCGGAGAGAAACATACCAAGAGATGACACGGCTTGATTTGTCTTACGAAAATGGAAAGGGGTAG